In Toxotes jaculatrix isolate fToxJac2 chromosome 12, fToxJac2.pri, whole genome shotgun sequence, the following are encoded in one genomic region:
- the LOC121190661 gene encoding adapter molecule crk-like gives MAGNFDAEDRASWYWGRLSRQEAVSLLQGQRHGVFLVRDSITSPGDYVLSVSENSRVSHYIINSISNNRQSGSGLAPPRFRIGDQEFEALPALLEFYKIHYLDTTTLIEPISMARHTGFISSSSVGVPQQPEEAEFVRALFDFLGNDEEDLPFRKGDILRVLEKPEEQWWNAANQEGRAGMIPVPYVEKYRPASPTAAGLGPPAAGTGQGGQIGGVTGSTDGTGAPPANPPGDPGQYAQPVVNTQLPNLQNGPVYARAIQKRVPNAYDKTALALEVGDMVKVTKINVNGQWEGECKGKRGHFPFTHVRLLEQQHPDDES, from the exons ATGGCCGGTAATTTTGATGCCGAGGACCGTGCTAGCTGGTACTGGGGAAGGCTAAGTCGCCAGGAAGCAGTGTCTCTTTTGCAGGGACAGAGACATGGTGTTTTCCTGGTGCGGGACTCAATAACCAGCCCTGGTGACTACGTGCTGTCCGTGTCAGAGAACTCCAGAGTGTCCCATTATATAATCAACAGCATCAGTAACAACCGGCAATCTGGCTCAG GTTTGGCTCCTCCGCGGTTTCGGATTGGGGATCAGGAGTTTGAAGCGCTGCCAGCCCTGCTGGAGTTTTATAAGATCCACTACCTGGACACCACTACACTTATAGAGCCCATAAGCATGGCCAGGCACACAGGTTtcatcagctcctcctctgttggTGTCCCTCAGCAGCCTGAGGAGGCTGAGTTTGTCCGGGCGCTGTTTGATTTCCTTGGCAACGATGAGGAGGACCTTCCCTTCCGCAAGGGTGACATTCTGCGTGTGCTGGAGAAGCCTGAGGAGCAGTGGTGGAACGCTGCGAACCAAGAGGGACGAGCCGGAATGATCCCTGTCCCCTACGTGGAGAAATACCGGCCTGCCTCGCCCACTGCTGCCGGCCTGGGTCCCCCCGCTGCGGGAACTGGACAGGGGGGGCAAATTGGAGGGGTAACGGGAAGCACAGACGGAACAGGGGCCCCACCGGCCAATCCTCCGGGGGATCCAGGCCAGTACGCTCAGCCTGTAGTCAACACTCAGCTTCCCAACCTACAGAACGGGCCTGTGTATGCCCGGGCCATTCAGAAGAGGGTGCCCAATGCCTATGATAAGACGGCGCTTGCTCTAGAG GTGGGAGACATGGTAAAAGTGACCAAGATCAACGTGAATGGCCAGTGGGAGGGCGAGTGCAAGGGCAAACGAGGCCACTTTCCCTTCACCCACGTTCGACTGTTGGAACAACAGCATCCTGACGACGAGAGCTGA
- the LOC121190602 gene encoding 14-3-3 protein epsilon isoform X2 — protein MADRENLVYQAKLAEQAERYDEMVESMKKVASMDVELTVEERNLLSVAYKNVIGARRASWRIISSLEQKEENKGGEDKLKMIREYRKTVEKELKSICNDILDVLDKHLILAATTGESKVFYYKMKGDYHRYLAEFATGNDRKEAAENSLVAYKAASDIAMIELPPTHPIRLGLALNFSVFYYEILNSPDRACRLAKEAFDNAIAELDTLSEESYKDSTLIMQLLRDNLTLWTSDVQGDDS, from the exons ATGGCAGATAGAGAGAACTTAGTATACCAGGCAAAACTCGCCGAACAAGCGGAGAGATACGACG aaATGGTGGAGTCGATGAAGAAGGTGGCCAGTATGGACGTGGAGCTGACGGTGGAGGAGAGGAACCTGCTCTCAGTAGCGTATAAGAACGTGATCGGAGCCAGAAGAGCCTCCTGGAGGATAATCAGCAGCCTcgaacagaaagaagaaaacaaaggcgGAGAAGACAAACTAAAGATGATCCGAGAATACAGAAAAACG gttGAGAAAGAGCTGAAATCAATCTGCAACGACATTCTGGATGTACTGGACAAGCACCTCATCTTAGCTGCAACCACGGGAGAGTCTAAGGTTTTCTACTACAAAAT GAAGGGAGATTACCACAGGTACCTGGCAGAGTTTGCCACAGGCAACGACAGGAAGGAGGCAGCAGAGAACAGTTTGGTAGCGTACAAAGCTGCTAGCGACATCGCTATGATCGAACTCCCTCCAACGCACCCCATTCGTCTGGGATTGGCCCTTAACTTTTCAGTTTTCTATTATGAAATCCTCAACTCGCCGGACCGCGCTTGCCG GCTGGCGAAGGAAGCATTTGACAATGCCATTGCAGAACTGGATACGCTGAGCGAGGAAAGCTATAAGGACTCAACACTTATCATGCAGTTGCTACGTGACAACTTGACACTATGGACCTCAGACGTGCAGGGAGACG ATTCTTAA
- the LOC121190602 gene encoding 14-3-3 protein epsilon isoform X1 — MADRENLVYQAKLAEQAERYDEMVESMKKVASMDVELTVEERNLLSVAYKNVIGARRASWRIISSLEQKEENKGGEDKLKMIREYRKTVEKELKSICNDILDVLDKHLILAATTGESKVFYYKMKGDYHRYLAEFATGNDRKEAAENSLVAYKAASDIAMIELPPTHPIRLGLALNFSVFYYEILNSPDRACRLAKEAFDNAIAELDTLSEESYKDSTLIMQLLRDNLTLWTSDVQGDGEEQNKEALQDAEEEAQ, encoded by the exons ATGGCAGATAGAGAGAACTTAGTATACCAGGCAAAACTCGCCGAACAAGCGGAGAGATACGACG aaATGGTGGAGTCGATGAAGAAGGTGGCCAGTATGGACGTGGAGCTGACGGTGGAGGAGAGGAACCTGCTCTCAGTAGCGTATAAGAACGTGATCGGAGCCAGAAGAGCCTCCTGGAGGATAATCAGCAGCCTcgaacagaaagaagaaaacaaaggcgGAGAAGACAAACTAAAGATGATCCGAGAATACAGAAAAACG gttGAGAAAGAGCTGAAATCAATCTGCAACGACATTCTGGATGTACTGGACAAGCACCTCATCTTAGCTGCAACCACGGGAGAGTCTAAGGTTTTCTACTACAAAAT GAAGGGAGATTACCACAGGTACCTGGCAGAGTTTGCCACAGGCAACGACAGGAAGGAGGCAGCAGAGAACAGTTTGGTAGCGTACAAAGCTGCTAGCGACATCGCTATGATCGAACTCCCTCCAACGCACCCCATTCGTCTGGGATTGGCCCTTAACTTTTCAGTTTTCTATTATGAAATCCTCAACTCGCCGGACCGCGCTTGCCG GCTGGCGAAGGAAGCATTTGACAATGCCATTGCAGAACTGGATACGCTGAGCGAGGAAAGCTATAAGGACTCAACACTTATCATGCAGTTGCTACGTGACAACTTGACACTATGGACCTCAGACGTGCAGGGAGACG GTGAAGAACAGAACAAAGAGGCACTGCAAGATGCGGAGGAAGAGGCCCAGTGA